A stretch of Corynebacterium timonense DNA encodes these proteins:
- a CDS encoding pyridoxal-phosphate dependent enzyme has translation MKSVREPGILGAIGATPLVLLDELGAWAKLESFNPGGSAKDRTARALVADAIARGVLGPGSVVVESSSGNLGVALAREAVVGRFEFHCVVDPRTNHVTLAHMEALGAHIHPVSEPDPATGDWLTARRARVAELVEQLGAVNLDQYSNTAAFTAHAEGTMSEIVEQLGHAPDFLVVAVSTTGTLGGCLRYINGRGLGTRVIAVDAEGSVLFGGARGERVLPGYGAGVETELSRGLAPQEVVRVGAADAVAAARRAARLTGFLPGASGGAVCVGVDTITRAHPGAEIVAIFHDDGRAYLDTIYNDDWVERNVN, from the coding sequence ATGAAATCTGTGCGTGAACCCGGGATCCTCGGGGCCATCGGCGCCACCCCGCTTGTTCTCCTCGACGAGCTCGGGGCGTGGGCGAAGCTGGAGTCCTTCAATCCGGGCGGCAGCGCGAAGGACCGCACGGCGCGGGCGCTCGTGGCCGACGCCATCGCTCGCGGCGTGCTCGGCCCCGGCAGCGTCGTGGTGGAGTCGAGCTCTGGAAACCTCGGGGTGGCGCTCGCCCGCGAGGCTGTCGTCGGTCGCTTCGAGTTTCACTGCGTTGTCGACCCCCGAACGAACCACGTCACGCTGGCCCACATGGAGGCGCTGGGAGCGCACATCCACCCGGTCTCCGAGCCCGACCCAGCGACGGGGGATTGGCTGACGGCGCGGCGCGCCCGCGTCGCCGAACTGGTGGAGCAGCTGGGGGCGGTGAACCTGGACCAGTACTCAAATACGGCCGCGTTCACCGCTCACGCGGAGGGGACGATGAGCGAGATCGTGGAACAGCTCGGCCACGCCCCGGATTTCCTCGTTGTGGCGGTGAGCACCACGGGCACCCTCGGCGGGTGCCTGCGCTACATCAACGGCCGCGGGCTGGGGACCCGCGTGATCGCGGTCGACGCGGAGGGCTCGGTACTTTTCGGCGGCGCGCGTGGCGAGCGGGTGCTGCCCGGGTACGGGGCGGGAGTGGAAACGGAGCTGTCGCGCGGGCTCGCCCCGCAGGAGGTGGTACGCGTCGGGGCCGCGGATGCCGTCGCCGCCGCCCGCCGCGCGGCGCGGCTGACGGGCTTTCTTCCCGGGGCGTCCGGCGGCGCGGTGTGTGTGGGCGTCGACACGATCACCCGGGCGCACCCGGGGGCTGAGATCGTGGCCATTTTCCACGACGACGGGCGCGCTTACCTCGATACGATTTACAACGACGACTGGGTGGAAAGGAACGTGAACTAG
- a CDS encoding YhgE/Pip domain-containing protein, whose amino-acid sequence MRTILSIAFNDLRRLYTNVMAGIVMVGLIAIPCLFAWFNILATWDPFGNTERLKVAVANTDEGHTSTITPLSVNVGDMVLSQLYRNDAMDWVITSEEDAIEGARSGEYYAAIVLPPTLSDNMLTFYTGAAEPSTIDLYVNEKKNPISPLIVSAGGEGVGSQINETFTRTLSEVAFGLIETANDFLNEDETIRALDSIEQRTINVRDQLLSGADTVDALAALTESSVPLVDGAQRIADAFDASLNQIQPADLGDLGTQLGTGAGSLGAALAATADSYSQVGDRVDELLADAGATSQATAGTLSDIAARIDVQATQYTTLRDRLNNEVIPALPAPAQPPLRSVAASLDDTIARQTTVRDHLNDAAARIGAGRGSDDDRRAIAESIGAARDAADSARQTFDTTVRPQLESLAGSVQGVQSSVDKARSDMAGVATALDNSPGSLRATLATTGEDLRSMAESMRDSAATMQDAQRSIAQARAEGDVSELADLIASRPEELADALVEPIAIDRQAVFPRASFGAGMTPLYTVIALWVGALLSAVALRTDKESVVQNVVDPEDVTTAQEYFGRYLTFVVTGLAQSTLIMGGLILYVEISPAHPFLLFVAGWVSSLVFHMICYTLVLSLSNAGKAIGVILLVLQVSAAGGAYPLMMLPEWVQNTSPWLPATYSVWAMRAAIFGTYDGDFWKAIGMLLLFTLPFLLLGLWLRNLLATPIGKMDDAVARTKVLQG is encoded by the coding sequence GTGAGGACGATTCTTTCCATTGCCTTCAACGATCTGCGACGCCTGTACACCAACGTCATGGCCGGCATCGTCATGGTCGGGCTCATCGCCATCCCCTGCCTGTTCGCCTGGTTCAACATCCTGGCCACCTGGGACCCCTTCGGCAACACCGAACGCCTCAAAGTCGCGGTGGCCAACACCGACGAGGGCCACACCAGTACCATCACTCCGCTGTCGGTCAACGTCGGCGACATGGTCTTGTCCCAGCTCTACCGCAACGACGCGATGGACTGGGTCATCACCAGCGAAGAGGACGCGATCGAGGGAGCACGCTCCGGCGAGTACTACGCGGCCATCGTCTTGCCGCCGACGCTGAGTGACAACATGCTCACCTTCTACACCGGCGCCGCCGAGCCGAGCACCATCGACCTCTACGTCAACGAGAAGAAGAACCCGATCTCCCCGCTCATCGTCTCCGCGGGCGGCGAAGGGGTCGGCTCGCAGATCAACGAGACCTTCACGCGCACGCTGTCCGAGGTGGCCTTCGGGCTGATCGAGACCGCCAACGACTTCCTCAACGAGGACGAGACGATACGCGCGCTCGACTCGATTGAACAGCGCACGATCAACGTCCGCGACCAGCTTCTATCCGGGGCGGACACCGTCGACGCGCTCGCCGCGCTGACGGAATCGAGCGTCCCCCTCGTCGACGGCGCGCAGCGCATCGCCGACGCGTTCGACGCTTCTCTCAACCAGATCCAGCCGGCGGACCTCGGCGACCTAGGCACGCAGCTCGGCACCGGGGCGGGCTCGCTCGGCGCGGCGCTCGCCGCCACCGCTGACAGCTACTCGCAGGTCGGCGACCGCGTCGACGAGCTTCTCGCCGACGCGGGAGCGACCTCGCAGGCGACGGCCGGGACCCTGAGCGACATCGCGGCGCGTATCGACGTCCAAGCAACGCAATACACCACCCTGCGCGACCGACTGAATAACGAGGTCATCCCGGCGCTGCCCGCCCCGGCCCAGCCGCCGCTGCGTTCCGTGGCCGCCAGCCTCGACGACACGATCGCCCGCCAAACCACGGTGCGCGACCACCTCAACGACGCCGCCGCCCGCATCGGCGCCGGCCGCGGTAGCGACGACGACCGCCGCGCCATCGCCGAGTCGATCGGCGCGGCCCGGGACGCCGCGGACTCTGCACGCCAGACCTTCGACACCACCGTGCGCCCCCAGCTCGAGTCCCTGGCCGGATCTGTCCAGGGCGTCCAGTCGAGCGTCGATAAGGCGCGCTCCGACATGGCCGGCGTGGCTACCGCGCTGGATAACTCCCCCGGCTCGTTGCGGGCCACCCTGGCAACGACGGGCGAGGACCTGCGTTCGATGGCGGAGTCGATGCGCGACAGCGCCGCGACGATGCAGGACGCGCAGCGCTCCATCGCGCAGGCGCGCGCCGAGGGCGACGTGAGCGAGCTCGCCGACCTCATCGCCAGCCGCCCGGAGGAGTTGGCGGACGCGTTGGTGGAGCCGATCGCGATCGATCGCCAGGCCGTTTTCCCTCGCGCCAGCTTCGGCGCCGGTATGACCCCTCTCTACACCGTCATCGCGCTGTGGGTCGGCGCGCTGCTGAGCGCTGTCGCGCTGCGCACGGACAAGGAGTCCGTGGTGCAGAACGTGGTCGACCCGGAGGACGTGACCACGGCGCAGGAGTACTTCGGCCGCTACCTCACTTTCGTGGTCACCGGCCTGGCGCAGTCGACGCTGATTATGGGCGGGCTGATCCTCTACGTGGAGATCTCGCCCGCGCATCCCTTCCTGCTCTTCGTCGCGGGGTGGGTGTCCAGCCTTGTGTTCCATATGATCTGTTACACCCTCGTGCTCTCGTTAAGCAACGCTGGCAAGGCGATCGGCGTGATCCTGCTCGTCCTGCAGGTCTCCGCAGCCGGCGGCGCCTACCCGCTCATGATGCTTCCCGAGTGGGTGCAAAACACCAGTCCGTGGTTGCCGGCAACATACTCGGTGTGGGCGATGCGTGCGGCCATCTTCGGCACCTACGACGGCGACTTCTGGAAGGCGATCGGCATGCTCCTGTTGTTCACCCTGCCGTTCCTCCTCCTCGGGCTGTGGCTGCGCAACCTGCTCGCCACGCCGATCGGCAAGATGGACGACGCGGTGGCGAGGACGAAGGTGCTCCAAGGCTAG
- a CDS encoding FAD/NAD(P)-binding protein: MKVAIIGAGPRGLWAAEELFSRARERGAAIELSVYNDGPVATAGGLGSYQPDLPAEWVLNVPAETVHTRLGGLNEWRGDDDEYPSRRVVGRFIAASWSALAHWVPAGCTVQIVDHRVDEIIPADGGVAVDGTRYDEALLATGHAEDWPGALAPDSVEGVNTVVRAFPPGNLDAIGAHDTALVRGAALTFVDVVRYCRAGIFYPVARGGRFMDVKCHLAPDQAAQLRPALRAAEDSIRGAAGFTELIDALADLSLDVLAAAGGAGDKAGVRAVLAGRDGTDPVEDLRASYEVAVGSRAWTPAAAVGYAFRAAYGAVVERASFGGRDSLGGERFGELTTTLERVAFGPPAETAGQVLGMIESGRIRTDLLGRGDEDLTALAREVGATAVVDAVNAPPGPVKGTVAGLLVERGIARVHGETGAIMVERDGTLVGQQHLAAAGRMSEGWILGHDTLRRGEHEVIPAWARRVSRAALADPERVHGMPPLRACLEPWAQRLLADNEACRGLIRDFSSPVNVVDAEPLKRNAAELVEAAAAEGVELRLYYARKANKALAFVDAVRDAGHGVDVASENELRQVLERGVRGRDIILTAAVKPDALLRLAIDSGVVISVDNAGEYERIADLAAGRTVRVAPRLAPDPAAVAPTRFGERKDTWLRCCSSARAGVRVVGVHVHLNGYAAADRRVALEEAVRLVDGLRDAGHELEFIDLGGGVPMSYLAHEEQWRAYEQAIAAQPHGYAEPFTWKADPLTTVYPYWQSPTRGAWLREVLGGGTAAALRERGLRLHLEPGRALLDGCGLTLAEVAFVKERSDGVPLVGLYMNRTQCRSTSDDYLVDPILIRASEPGEELEAFLVGAYCIEDELILRRKVRFPSGVAPGDIVAIPNTAGYLMHILESASHQIPLARNVVWPAGELDAIDAAG, translated from the coding sequence GTGAAAGTCGCGATTATTGGGGCCGGGCCCCGCGGGCTGTGGGCGGCCGAGGAACTGTTCAGCCGGGCCCGCGAACGTGGCGCGGCCATCGAGCTCAGCGTGTACAACGACGGGCCGGTGGCCACGGCGGGAGGGCTCGGCTCGTACCAGCCGGACCTTCCCGCCGAATGGGTGCTCAACGTGCCCGCGGAGACGGTGCACACCCGCCTCGGCGGTCTCAATGAGTGGCGGGGGGACGACGACGAGTACCCGTCCCGTCGCGTGGTGGGGCGGTTCATCGCGGCCTCGTGGTCCGCGCTCGCGCACTGGGTGCCCGCCGGCTGCACGGTGCAGATCGTCGACCACCGCGTGGATGAGATCATCCCCGCCGACGGCGGCGTGGCGGTCGACGGGACGCGCTACGACGAGGCGCTTCTTGCCACCGGCCACGCCGAGGACTGGCCGGGGGCCCTCGCACCAGACTCGGTCGAGGGCGTGAACACTGTGGTGCGGGCCTTCCCTCCGGGCAACCTCGACGCCATCGGCGCGCACGATACCGCTCTGGTCAGGGGCGCGGCCTTAACGTTCGTGGATGTCGTGCGCTACTGCCGCGCCGGCATCTTCTACCCGGTCGCGCGCGGAGGGCGGTTCATGGACGTCAAGTGCCACCTCGCGCCCGACCAGGCCGCGCAGCTTCGCCCGGCGCTGCGCGCGGCCGAGGACTCCATCCGCGGGGCGGCAGGTTTCACTGAGCTTATCGACGCCCTCGCCGACCTGTCCCTCGACGTCCTCGCCGCCGCGGGGGGCGCAGGCGACAAGGCGGGAGTGCGCGCCGTGCTCGCTGGCCGCGACGGCACAGACCCCGTCGAGGACCTGCGCGCCTCCTACGAAGTCGCCGTGGGCAGCCGCGCCTGGACTCCCGCCGCCGCCGTCGGCTACGCCTTCCGCGCCGCCTATGGGGCGGTTGTCGAACGCGCCTCCTTCGGAGGGCGCGATTCGCTGGGCGGTGAGCGCTTCGGCGAGCTGACCACAACCCTGGAGCGCGTCGCCTTCGGCCCGCCGGCCGAGACGGCCGGGCAGGTGCTCGGGATGATCGAATCCGGCCGGATCCGCACGGACCTCCTGGGGCGCGGGGACGAGGACTTGACCGCGCTGGCGCGGGAGGTGGGCGCCACCGCCGTCGTCGACGCGGTCAACGCACCTCCGGGCCCGGTGAAGGGAACTGTCGCCGGCCTGCTCGTCGAACGCGGCATCGCCCGAGTTCACGGCGAGACGGGCGCGATCATGGTGGAGCGCGACGGCACGCTCGTCGGGCAGCAGCACCTCGCGGCGGCCGGCCGGATGAGCGAGGGGTGGATCCTCGGCCACGACACCCTGCGGCGCGGCGAGCACGAGGTCATCCCGGCGTGGGCGCGCAGGGTCAGCCGCGCGGCTCTCGCCGACCCAGAGCGCGTCCACGGGATGCCCCCGCTGCGGGCCTGCCTCGAGCCGTGGGCACAGCGGCTTCTGGCCGACAACGAGGCGTGCCGCGGGCTCATCCGCGATTTTTCCAGCCCGGTCAACGTGGTCGACGCGGAGCCTCTGAAGCGAAACGCCGCCGAGCTCGTCGAGGCCGCGGCGGCGGAAGGGGTCGAGCTGCGGCTCTACTACGCCCGCAAAGCAAACAAAGCCCTCGCCTTTGTCGACGCCGTGCGCGACGCTGGTCACGGCGTGGACGTGGCCAGCGAGAACGAGCTGAGGCAGGTGCTCGAGCGCGGGGTGCGCGGCAGGGACATCATCCTCACGGCGGCGGTGAAGCCGGACGCGCTTCTGCGCCTCGCGATTGACAGCGGGGTGGTCATCTCCGTAGATAACGCGGGGGAGTACGAGCGCATCGCGGACCTCGCGGCGGGCCGGACGGTTCGCGTCGCGCCGCGCCTGGCCCCCGACCCCGCGGCCGTGGCGCCCACCCGCTTCGGGGAGCGCAAGGACACCTGGCTGCGCTGCTGTTCCAGCGCGCGCGCCGGGGTGCGCGTGGTGGGGGTGCACGTGCACCTTAACGGCTACGCGGCGGCCGACCGTCGCGTCGCGCTCGAGGAGGCGGTGCGGCTTGTCGACGGCCTGCGCGACGCCGGCCATGAGCTCGAGTTCATTGATCTCGGCGGGGGCGTGCCCATGAGCTACCTTGCCCACGAGGAGCAGTGGCGCGCCTACGAGCAGGCGATTGCCGCGCAGCCCCACGGCTACGCCGAACCGTTCACGTGGAAGGCCGACCCTCTGACCACCGTGTACCCCTACTGGCAGAGCCCCACGCGCGGGGCGTGGTTGCGCGAGGTCCTCGGCGGCGGCACCGCGGCGGCGCTGCGCGAGCGCGGATTGCGCCTCCACCTCGAGCCCGGGCGCGCGCTGCTCGACGGCTGCGGCCTGACCCTCGCCGAGGTCGCCTTTGTCAAGGAACGTAGCGACGGTGTGCCGCTGGTGGGCCTGTACATGAACCGTACGCAGTGCCGCAGCACCTCCGACGATTACCTCGTCGACCCGATTCTCATTCGTGCCAGCGAACCCGGCGAGGAGCTCGAGGCCTTTCTCGTTGGCGCGTACTGCATCGAGGACGAGCTGATCCTCCGCCGGAAGGTGCGCTTCCCCTCCGGGGTCGCCCCGGGGGATATCGTCGCGATCCCGAACACGGCCGGCTACCTCATGCATATCTTGGAGTCTGCCTCGCACCAGATCCCGCTGGCGCGCAATGTGGTGTGGCCGGCGGGCGAGCTCGACGCGATCGACGCCGCAGGTTAA
- a CDS encoding IclR family transcriptional regulator gives MRDVIIHYVRQYSEDSGIKVLDRAVVIVRSVAAGDKSLAELSTDTGLPRATTHRIATALEVHHILARTPAGAWTVGSALASYATRTPPQLLSAAGPLMRDLVRETGESVQLYQLTGDTRTCIAAEEPTSGLTYTVPVGSQLSLTAGSAARVYAAFSLIDAHPFPADELAAVRDSLVAESVAEREVGLASLSTPVFDPEGEIVAVLSISGPVERLGPHPAQKWGAQLTDAARTLREAL, from the coding sequence ATGCGGGATGTTATCATCCATTACGTGAGACAGTATAGCGAAGACTCCGGCATCAAAGTGCTCGACCGCGCAGTCGTCATCGTGCGGTCCGTCGCCGCCGGCGACAAATCCCTGGCAGAGCTAAGCACCGATACCGGCCTGCCACGAGCAACGACCCATCGCATCGCCACGGCTCTCGAGGTCCACCACATCCTCGCACGCACCCCCGCCGGAGCGTGGACGGTTGGCTCGGCGCTCGCTAGCTACGCCACCCGCACCCCGCCGCAGCTTCTCTCCGCCGCGGGGCCACTCATGCGCGACCTCGTGCGTGAGACCGGCGAATCCGTGCAGCTCTACCAGCTGACGGGCGACACGCGCACGTGCATCGCCGCGGAGGAACCAACCAGCGGCCTGACGTACACGGTTCCCGTCGGCTCGCAGCTCAGCCTCACGGCGGGCTCGGCCGCGCGCGTCTACGCGGCTTTTTCGCTGATCGACGCCCACCCTTTCCCCGCCGACGAACTCGCCGCCGTTCGCGACAGCCTCGTCGCCGAATCCGTCGCCGAGCGCGAGGTAGGCCTGGCCAGCCTGTCTACCCCCGTCTTCGACCCCGAGGGGGAGATCGTGGCGGTGTTGTCCATCTCCGGACCTGTCGAACGCCTCGGCCCCCACCCCGCGCAGAAGTGGGGCGCGCAGCTCACGGACGCGGCCCGCACGCTGCGCGAGGCTCTTTAA
- the leuC gene encoding 3-isopropylmalate dehydratase large subunit, with amino-acid sequence MSDTALTLAEKVWRDHVVMPGENGDPDLIYIDFQLLHEVTSPQAFDGLRMSGRTLRHPEQHLATEDHNVPTLGITSGNLLEIAEPTSRTQVETLRKNCEEFGVKLHSMGDVKQGIVHTVGPQLGITQPGMTIVCGDSHTSTHGAFGSIAMGIGTSEVEHVMATQTLSLAPFKTMAINVSGELREGVTAKDLILAIIAKIGTNGGQGHIIEYRGEAIEKLSMEARMTICNMSIEAGARAGMVAPDQKTFDYLEGREYAPKGEEWDKAVAYWKTLPTDEGAAFDTVVEIDGSALTPFVTWGTNPGQGLPLGEAVPDPESFSDETAKAAAEKALRYMDLRPGTPLRDIKIDTVFLGSCTNARIEDLRAAAEVLKGRRIAEGTRMMVVPSSTMVKQQAENEGLDKIFTDFGAEWRTAGCSMCLGMNPDQLAPGERSASTSNRNFEGRQGPGGRTHLVSPLVAAATAVAGHLASPADLSV; translated from the coding sequence ATGTCTGACACGGCCCTGACACTCGCCGAGAAGGTGTGGCGCGACCACGTGGTGATGCCCGGTGAGAACGGCGATCCCGACCTTATTTACATCGACTTCCAGCTCCTCCACGAGGTTACCTCACCCCAGGCCTTCGACGGCCTGCGCATGTCCGGGCGCACCCTCCGCCACCCGGAGCAGCACCTGGCCACCGAGGACCACAACGTGCCCACCCTGGGCATCACCAGCGGCAACCTTCTCGAGATCGCCGAGCCGACCTCGCGCACCCAGGTGGAAACCCTGCGCAAGAACTGCGAAGAGTTCGGCGTAAAGCTGCACTCGATGGGCGACGTCAAGCAGGGCATCGTGCACACCGTCGGCCCGCAGCTGGGCATCACTCAGCCGGGAATGACCATCGTGTGCGGCGACTCCCACACCTCGACCCACGGCGCCTTCGGCTCCATCGCGATGGGCATCGGCACCTCCGAGGTCGAGCACGTCATGGCCACCCAGACGCTCTCGCTCGCGCCGTTCAAGACGATGGCGATCAACGTCTCCGGCGAGCTGCGTGAGGGTGTTACCGCGAAGGACCTGATCCTCGCGATCATCGCGAAGATCGGAACGAACGGCGGCCAGGGCCACATCATCGAATACCGCGGCGAGGCTATTGAGAAGCTGTCGATGGAGGCGCGGATGACCATCTGCAACATGTCCATCGAGGCAGGCGCCCGCGCCGGCATGGTCGCCCCCGACCAGAAGACATTCGACTACCTGGAGGGGCGCGAATACGCGCCGAAGGGCGAGGAATGGGACAAGGCTGTCGCGTACTGGAAGACGCTGCCGACCGACGAGGGCGCGGCCTTCGACACCGTCGTCGAGATCGACGGCTCCGCCCTGACCCCATTTGTCACCTGGGGCACCAACCCCGGCCAGGGCCTGCCGCTCGGCGAGGCCGTGCCCGACCCGGAGTCCTTCAGCGACGAGACCGCCAAGGCCGCGGCCGAAAAGGCATTGCGCTACATGGACCTGCGCCCCGGCACCCCGTTGCGCGACATCAAGATCGACACCGTCTTCCTCGGCTCCTGCACCAACGCCCGCATCGAGGACCTGCGCGCCGCCGCCGAGGTGCTCAAGGGCCGGCGCATCGCGGAGGGCACCCGCATGATGGTCGTGCCCTCGTCGACCATGGTGAAGCAGCAGGCAGAGAACGAAGGCTTGGACAAGATTTTCACCGACTTCGGCGCGGAGTGGCGCACCGCCGGCTGCTCGATGTGCCTGGGCATGAACCCGGACCAGCTTGCGCCCGGCGAGCGTTCGGCGTCCACCTCCAACCGCAACTTCGAGGGCCGCCAAGGCCCCGGCGGGCGCACCCACCTCGTCTCGCCGCTTGTCGCCGCCGCGACCGCCGTCGCCGGCCACCTCGCCAGCCCCGCAGACCTGTCCGTGTAA
- a CDS encoding YhgE/Pip domain-containing protein, with the protein MRQSGQILSRDIRRLVRVPRAFIIILGVLITPALYAWFNINAFWDPYSNTENIRIVVVNQDRGAVIEGDGADEEDREIDVGKQISEQLEENDTIGWEFLPEDEARDALMRGEYYAMFLIPPSFSEDILSLAEETYVQPTLQYYANEKINGVSPTITDASASVIDSTIATTFKQQVAEAAASELRDAGLELRHDTNTARDNATGGLEQVAQSLDSASERVQEMRSTVNGARPVVGELRNLVISVDDTLGSVGTALNDIEGLLRSLEASSADFSASASTALLESTNALSTGAASANASITSATDELKTAQARARSALREVEGVLSQGEAATAQLRSLADGAPISPAISAEIDSVISALEERTGASREIIDGLGDLDRTTGTALDSLGALGDSLEQAAGDSASNARLARDELASTVPAINAALSRLSGSVASVRGAVTSQQALTDETLVLLAGVDNQLTSSLSVLNQVSGNLVTLADGARTAQNDIATLLSTSDSETLNNVTSLNSVQIGEYIAEPVSVEQHEVFPADNYGSAMAAFFTNLALWIGAFVLTIIFRVEVDMEGFRRLTVGQAYLGRFFLFATLSALQAIVVSVGNLAFGVQMESIAAFFVTAILTGIAYTAIIYAIVSAFGHLGRGLAVLLVVIQIPGASGLYPIELMPGFFRALYPLLPFSYGINAMRETISGFYGGHYFRYMAVLFAIAALVMALGWLFRRTSSHANLLFNRQLATTNLITSEKVEVMGSPYRISDIMAALSDRKEFGEAVAKRARFLHENYKTLIFAGIGAGVIGVAIITGLTMLLPTDKSVMLAIAVAWSLLVILYLGGVEYFTQSLVDAQQVTRLGDAELRDAVVHRHDSTGTAVTIAGIPADGHEEDHHEEGERS; encoded by the coding sequence GTGCGACAAAGCGGACAGATTCTCAGCCGGGACATCCGGCGCCTTGTGCGCGTTCCTCGCGCCTTCATCATCATCCTTGGCGTTCTCATCACCCCGGCGCTCTACGCGTGGTTTAACATCAACGCCTTCTGGGACCCGTACTCCAACACCGAGAACATCCGCATCGTCGTGGTCAACCAGGACCGCGGCGCCGTCATCGAGGGCGACGGCGCCGACGAAGAGGACCGCGAGATTGACGTCGGCAAGCAAATCAGCGAGCAATTAGAGGAAAACGACACCATCGGGTGGGAGTTTTTGCCCGAGGACGAGGCGCGCGACGCGCTCATGCGCGGCGAGTACTACGCCATGTTCCTCATCCCGCCCTCGTTTAGCGAGGACATCCTGAGCCTCGCCGAGGAGACCTACGTCCAGCCGACGTTGCAGTACTACGCCAACGAAAAAATCAACGGCGTCTCCCCCACCATCACCGACGCCAGCGCCTCCGTCATCGACTCCACCATCGCCACGACCTTCAAGCAGCAGGTCGCCGAGGCGGCGGCCTCCGAGCTACGCGACGCGGGCCTCGAGCTGCGCCACGACACTAACACCGCGCGCGACAACGCCACCGGCGGGCTCGAACAGGTCGCGCAGAGCCTCGACTCCGCCAGCGAACGCGTCCAGGAGATGAGATCCACCGTCAACGGCGCCCGCCCCGTCGTCGGCGAGCTGCGTAACCTCGTCATCTCCGTGGACGACACGCTCGGCAGTGTCGGCACGGCGCTCAACGACATCGAAGGGCTTTTGCGCAGCCTCGAAGCCTCCTCCGCCGACTTTTCGGCGTCGGCGTCAACCGCCCTCCTCGAATCGACGAACGCCCTGAGCACGGGCGCCGCCTCCGCGAACGCCTCGATCACGTCCGCGACCGACGAGCTGAAAACGGCGCAGGCCCGGGCGCGTTCCGCCCTCAGAGAGGTCGAGGGAGTTCTCTCCCAGGGCGAGGCCGCCACCGCCCAGCTGCGCTCTCTCGCCGACGGGGCGCCCATCTCCCCCGCGATCTCGGCGGAGATCGACAGCGTGATCAGCGCCCTCGAGGAGCGCACCGGCGCCTCACGCGAGATTATCGACGGGCTGGGCGACCTCGACCGCACGACCGGCACCGCGCTCGACTCGCTGGGCGCGCTGGGCGATTCGTTGGAGCAGGCGGCTGGCGATTCCGCGTCGAACGCCCGCCTCGCCCGCGATGAACTGGCGTCAACCGTGCCCGCAATCAACGCCGCGTTGTCCCGACTGTCCGGCAGCGTCGCCTCCGTGCGCGGCGCTGTGACCAGCCAGCAGGCCCTCACTGACGAGACGCTGGTGCTGCTCGCCGGCGTGGACAACCAGCTCACCTCGTCACTCAGCGTGCTCAACCAGGTGAGCGGCAACCTGGTGACGCTGGCCGACGGCGCCCGCACCGCGCAAAACGACATCGCGACCCTGTTGTCCACCTCCGACTCCGAGACGCTCAACAACGTCACGAGCCTGAACTCCGTCCAGATCGGCGAGTACATCGCCGAACCCGTGAGCGTCGAACAGCACGAGGTCTTCCCCGCGGACAACTACGGCAGCGCCATGGCGGCCTTCTTCACCAACCTCGCGCTGTGGATCGGCGCCTTCGTGCTCACGATCATCTTCCGCGTCGAGGTCGACATGGAGGGCTTCCGCCGCCTCACTGTCGGGCAGGCGTACCTGGGGCGTTTCTTCCTCTTTGCCACCCTGTCCGCCCTGCAGGCCATCGTGGTCTCGGTGGGCAACCTCGCGTTCGGCGTGCAGATGGAATCGATCGCCGCGTTCTTTGTTACGGCGATCCTCACCGGCATCGCCTACACCGCCATCATTTACGCCATCGTCTCCGCCTTCGGGCACCTCGGCCGGGGGCTTGCGGTGCTACTTGTTGTCATCCAGATTCCGGGCGCCTCCGGCCTCTACCCCATCGAGCTGATGCCCGGCTTCTTCCGCGCCCTCTATCCCCTCCTGCCGTTTAGCTACGGCATCAACGCCATGCGCGAGACTATTAGCGGCTTCTACGGCGGCCATTACTTCCGCTATATGGCCGTTTTGTTCGCCATTGCGGCGCTCGTCATGGCCCTGGGGTGGCTGTTCCGCCGCACCTCCTCGCACGCGAACCTGCTGTTCAACCGCCAGCTGGCTACGACCAACCTGATCACCAGCGAGAAGGTCGAAGTGATGGGCTCGCCCTACCGCATTTCCGACATCATGGCGGCGCTGTCGGACCGCAAGGAGTTCGGTGAGGCCGTGGCCAAGCGGGCGCGCTTCCTGCACGAGAACTACAAGACCCTCATCTTCGCAGGGATCGGAGCCGGCGTCATCGGCGTGGCCATCATCACCGGCCTGACCATGCTGCTGCCCACCGACAAATCGGTCATGCTCGCGATCGCGGTAGCGTGGTCGCTTCTGGTCATCCTCTACCTCGGCGGCGTCGAGTACTTCACGCAGAGCCTCGTCGACGCCCAGCAGGTCACGAGGCTTGGCGACGCCGAGCTCCGCGACGCCGTTGTCCACCGCCACGACTCCACAGGCACCGCGGTCACCATCGCTGGCATACCCGCTGACGGCCACGAGGAGGACCACCACGAGGAAGGGGAACGCTCGTGA